Proteins co-encoded in one Synechococcus elongatus PCC 6301 genomic window:
- a CDS encoding ABC transporter permease translates to MTTTLPKSELSNLSEPSEFSAFLQETAGLTKRLFIQLQRRPTTLIAGVIQPLMWLVLFGALFQNAPTGFFGPEVRYGQFLGAGVIVFTAFSGALNAGLPVMFDREFGFLNRLLVAPLTSRFSIVVASALYITTLSLIQTIAILLVSSALGAGLPTATGLLLVLTIVLLLVLGVTALSLGLAFSLPGHIELIAAIFITNLPLLFASTALAPLDFMPTWLQWLASLNPLSYAIEPIRFLYLHDSWQWSDIAIATPFAEISIGGCLAILAGFCVTALLLIQPALKRSLS, encoded by the coding sequence ATGACTACCACGCTACCGAAGTCTGAGCTGTCGAACTTGTCGGAACCGTCTGAGTTTTCTGCCTTTTTGCAAGAAACGGCAGGGCTGACCAAGCGGCTCTTTATTCAGTTGCAGCGTCGCCCCACAACGCTGATTGCCGGTGTGATTCAACCACTAATGTGGCTCGTTCTATTTGGGGCGTTGTTCCAGAATGCACCAACCGGATTCTTTGGGCCTGAAGTTCGCTACGGGCAATTCTTGGGCGCGGGCGTGATTGTCTTCACGGCGTTTAGTGGTGCACTGAATGCTGGCTTGCCCGTGATGTTCGATCGCGAGTTTGGTTTTCTCAATCGCCTACTCGTCGCACCCCTGACCTCACGCTTTTCGATCGTGGTTGCTTCGGCGCTCTACATCACAACCTTGAGCCTGATTCAAACGATCGCAATTCTGCTCGTCAGTTCAGCTTTAGGTGCGGGCTTACCAACAGCGACAGGTCTCCTATTGGTTCTTACGATCGTGCTGCTTTTAGTCTTAGGCGTAACAGCATTGAGTTTAGGCTTGGCTTTTAGTTTGCCCGGCCATATTGAATTAATCGCTGCTATCTTTATCACCAATTTGCCGTTGCTGTTTGCGAGTACGGCTCTTGCACCGCTGGACTTTATGCCAACTTGGCTGCAGTGGTTAGCCAGCCTGAACCCGCTTAGCTACGCAATTGAGCCGATTCGCTTTCTCTATCTCCATGACAGCTGGCAATGGAGTGACATCGCGATCGCGACACCCTTTGCAGAGATTTCGATCGGTGGCTGCTTGGCAATCCTCGCTGGCTTTTGCGTTACTGCTTTGCTACTCATTCAACCTGCCCTCAAGCGATCGCTAAGCTAG
- a CDS encoding ABC transporter ATP-binding protein encodes MTLAVRIEHLRKSYGSVVAVEDVSFEVTAGEIFGVLGPNGAGKTTTLRCLCTLSRPDAGLVEVDGLSVTDQPRAARQRLGYVAQEVAIDKVLTGRELLALHAALYHLPKGAIADRIAAVSQLLELDDWLDRRCGTYSGGIRKRLDLATGLLHQPRLLVLDEPTVGLDIESRVVVWEFLRRLRAEGITILITSHYLEEIDALADRVAIIDRGQVIAVGSPSELKARVGGDRITLRLREFSPRDEAEQARELLKSLSCVQDVIINTAQGNSLNLVVDGQTDALATIQTSLQAAGLPTFGIAQARPSLDDVYLAATGRTLLDAELAAIASRDPKAEKKRAMQR; translated from the coding sequence ATGACGCTAGCCGTTCGTATTGAGCACCTGCGCAAGTCCTATGGTTCGGTGGTGGCGGTCGAAGACGTCAGCTTTGAAGTGACCGCCGGTGAAATTTTTGGGGTGCTAGGACCCAATGGCGCTGGCAAAACCACAACGCTGCGCTGCCTTTGCACCCTTAGTCGTCCGGATGCCGGTCTTGTAGAAGTCGATGGCCTGTCGGTGACTGATCAGCCCCGCGCCGCCCGTCAGCGACTGGGCTATGTGGCACAGGAAGTCGCGATCGATAAGGTGCTGACGGGGCGAGAACTCCTAGCGCTGCATGCGGCGCTCTATCACTTACCCAAAGGCGCGATCGCCGATCGCATTGCGGCGGTGAGTCAACTGCTGGAGCTGGATGACTGGCTCGATCGCCGCTGTGGGACGTATTCCGGTGGGATTCGCAAGCGGCTGGATCTGGCGACGGGGTTGCTGCATCAACCGCGCCTGTTGGTGTTAGATGAACCGACCGTGGGCTTGGATATTGAAAGCCGCGTCGTCGTTTGGGAGTTTCTGCGGCGGTTGCGGGCAGAGGGAATCACGATTCTGATTACCAGCCATTACCTAGAAGAAATTGATGCGCTGGCCGATCGCGTGGCGATTATCGATCGCGGACAAGTGATTGCTGTCGGCAGTCCATCCGAGTTGAAAGCCCGTGTTGGTGGCGATCGCATTACCCTGCGGCTGCGGGAATTTTCCCCCCGAGATGAAGCGGAGCAAGCACGAGAACTACTGAAATCTTTGAGTTGTGTGCAGGACGTGATCATCAACACCGCCCAAGGGAACTCGCTCAACCTCGTGGTCGATGGTCAGACTGATGCTCTAGCGACAATTCAAACCAGCTTGCAAGCAGCAGGACTCCCAACCTTCGGCATTGCCCAAGCTCGCCCGAGTTTGGATGATGTTTACCTTGCCGCTACCGGCCGCACGCTGTTGGATGCAGAACTCGCTGCGATCGCTAGCCGAGATCCGAAAGCTGAGAAAAAGCGCGCCATGCAACGTTAG
- a CDS encoding type II toxin-antitoxin system VapC family toxin, which yields MSKLLVDTGPLIAWFDRSDNFHDRCRSFFSSVDRPLLTTWPVLTEVCHLIPSYGVNRFMRWVALGGLEVQELGTTAITGIANLMERYSDIPMDLADASLVWVAGQWGLSEIVTLDRRDFGIYRLPGGEALINQLFT from the coding sequence ATGTCTAAGCTACTGGTGGATACGGGACCACTCATTGCTTGGTTTGATCGGAGCGACAATTTTCACGATCGCTGCCGCTCCTTCTTCAGCAGCGTCGATCGCCCACTACTAACGACATGGCCAGTCCTAACTGAGGTCTGTCATTTGATTCCGTCCTATGGGGTCAATCGATTTATGCGTTGGGTCGCTTTGGGCGGTCTCGAAGTGCAAGAACTTGGAACGACCGCAATCACGGGAATTGCCAATCTGATGGAGCGTTACAGCGATATCCCGATGGATTTGGCAGATGCTTCCTTGGTTTGGGTAGCCGGACAGTGGGGCTTGAGTGAGATCGTGACGCTCGATCGACGAGACTTTGGGATTTATCGACTGCCAGGCGGTGAAGCGCTAATCAACCAGCTATTTACTTGA
- a CDS encoding carbon-nitrogen hydrolase: MASTLRVALAQLAFSDQPVIDRDRVTAAIREAAAAGAELIVLPEIHGGYYFCQTEDPAQFDRAESIPGPSTDYYSAIARELSVVLILSLFERRAAGLYHNTAVVIERDGTIAGRYRKMHIPDDPAYYEKFYFTPGDLGFEPIQTSVGKLGVLVCWDQWYPEAARLMALAGAELLIYPTAIGWDPQDVPEEQQRQLEAWQTVQRGHAIANGIPVLSVNRVGFEPSPDPAAAGSQFWGSSFIAGPQGEWLAKAGDREPELLIADLDRDRSEQVRRIWPFLRDRRIDAYGDLVRRYRD, encoded by the coding sequence ATGGCTTCGACGTTGCGTGTCGCTCTGGCTCAACTGGCATTTAGCGATCAGCCGGTGATCGATCGCGATCGCGTGACAGCAGCGATTCGGGAAGCTGCAGCAGCTGGGGCAGAACTGATTGTGCTGCCCGAGATCCACGGCGGCTACTACTTTTGCCAGACCGAAGATCCAGCTCAGTTTGATCGCGCCGAGTCCATTCCAGGACCGAGTACGGACTACTACAGCGCGATCGCCCGAGAACTGTCCGTTGTTCTCATCCTTTCGCTGTTTGAGCGGCGGGCAGCCGGACTCTACCACAACACTGCTGTCGTGATTGAACGGGATGGAACGATCGCGGGTCGTTACCGCAAAATGCACATTCCTGACGATCCGGCTTACTACGAGAAGTTCTACTTCACGCCGGGCGACTTGGGGTTTGAACCGATTCAGACTTCGGTGGGCAAGTTAGGGGTTCTGGTCTGCTGGGATCAGTGGTATCCCGAAGCAGCGCGACTGATGGCGCTGGCTGGTGCCGAGTTGCTGATCTATCCGACCGCAATCGGCTGGGATCCGCAAGACGTGCCCGAGGAACAACAGCGGCAACTCGAAGCTTGGCAAACCGTGCAGCGGGGTCACGCAATCGCCAATGGAATTCCCGTGTTGAGTGTCAATCGGGTTGGCTTTGAACCCTCGCCCGATCCAGCTGCTGCGGGCAGTCAATTCTGGGGCAGCAGTTTCATTGCCGGGCCGCAGGGGGAATGGTTAGCAAAGGCTGGCGATCGCGAGCCGGAACTGCTGATTGCTGATCTCGATCGCGATCGCAGTGAACAGGTGCGGCGGATCTGGCCCTTCCTGCGCGATCGCCGCATCGATGCCTACGGCGATTTAGTACGTCGCTATCGAGACTAA
- a CDS encoding thermonuclease family protein produces MLKPLSALGLLLLLATSSCQTPGRSAEVNLISDGDTLTVQQDGESVKIRLACIDAPELGQKPWGERARGVSGVLAPVGSEVTVESFERDRYGRTVATVWREGRSVNLEMVRRGWAMVYRQHLRNCDASAYFAAETAARRDRIGYWQAGRNPQPPWEWRRRQR; encoded by the coding sequence ATGCTCAAACCCCTGTCTGCGCTCGGTCTGCTGCTCTTACTGGCAACCAGTAGCTGCCAAACACCCGGTCGATCGGCTGAAGTCAACCTGATTAGCGACGGTGACACATTGACTGTGCAGCAAGACGGGGAGTCAGTCAAAATCCGCTTGGCTTGTATCGATGCGCCAGAACTAGGGCAGAAACCTTGGGGGGAGCGAGCCCGTGGGGTGTCAGGTGTCTTGGCTCCAGTTGGTAGCGAAGTGACGGTCGAGTCCTTTGAACGCGATCGCTATGGCCGTACGGTGGCGACGGTTTGGCGGGAAGGGCGATCGGTCAATCTCGAAATGGTCCGTCGCGGCTGGGCGATGGTCTACCGGCAACACCTCCGCAACTGCGATGCCAGTGCCTACTTTGCGGCGGAGACTGCAGCAAGACGCGATCGCATTGGCTATTGGCAAGCAGGTCGCAATCCCCAACCGCCCTGGGAGTGGCGTCGCCGTCAACGCTAA
- the trpB gene encoding tryptophan synthase subunit beta, translating to MANLGERPDPLGRFGRFGGQYVPETLMPALAELEQAFARYSRDPEFQAEFEGLLRDYVGRPNPLYFAERLTEYYRRPDGQGPNIYLKREDLNHTGAHKINNALGQALMAKRMGKKRIIAETGAGQHGVATATVCARFGLECVIYMGVHDMERQALNVFRMRLMGAEVRGVAAGSGTLKDATSEAIRDWVTNVETTHYILGSVAGPHPYPMIVREFHSMIGREVRQQAQTLWGGLPDILLACVGGGSNAMGLFNEFVNEPSVRLIGVEAAGRGVDTPEHAATLTKGRVGVLHGAMSYLLQDDDGQVIEAHSISAGLDYPGVGPEHSYLMDAGRAEYYSVTDDEALEAFQRISRLEGIIPALETAHAFAHLEKLCPTLSGNPNLVINCSGRGDKDVQTVAQRLQF from the coding sequence ATCGCAAACTTGGGCGAACGGCCCGATCCACTAGGGCGCTTTGGTCGCTTTGGCGGCCAATACGTGCCCGAAACCCTGATGCCAGCCTTGGCAGAGCTGGAACAAGCCTTTGCTCGCTATAGCCGCGACCCCGAGTTTCAAGCGGAATTTGAAGGACTGCTACGCGACTACGTCGGTCGCCCCAACCCGCTCTACTTCGCCGAGCGACTGACGGAATACTACCGCCGTCCCGACGGTCAAGGCCCCAACATCTACCTGAAGCGCGAAGACCTCAACCACACGGGCGCCCACAAAATTAACAATGCCCTGGGTCAGGCTTTGATGGCCAAGCGCATGGGCAAAAAGCGGATCATTGCGGAAACCGGCGCAGGTCAGCATGGCGTAGCCACAGCGACGGTCTGCGCCCGCTTTGGTCTGGAGTGCGTGATCTACATGGGCGTCCATGACATGGAGCGCCAGGCTCTTAACGTCTTCCGGATGCGTTTGATGGGCGCGGAAGTGCGGGGTGTGGCAGCAGGCTCTGGAACGCTCAAAGATGCCACTTCCGAAGCAATTCGCGACTGGGTGACCAACGTCGAAACGACGCACTACATCCTCGGTTCAGTAGCAGGCCCGCACCCCTACCCGATGATCGTGCGGGAGTTCCACAGCATGATTGGCCGCGAAGTGCGCCAGCAAGCCCAGACACTCTGGGGCGGCCTGCCAGATATTCTGCTGGCCTGTGTTGGCGGTGGCTCGAATGCCATGGGTCTGTTCAACGAGTTCGTTAATGAGCCTTCGGTGCGATTAATTGGCGTGGAAGCTGCCGGTCGCGGCGTTGATACGCCGGAACATGCCGCCACGCTGACTAAAGGCCGCGTCGGCGTCCTACATGGAGCGATGAGCTACCTGCTCCAAGATGACGATGGGCAGGTGATCGAAGCCCACTCAATCAGCGCTGGTCTGGACTACCCCGGTGTGGGCCCTGAGCACAGCTACCTGATGGATGCGGGGCGTGCCGAGTACTACAGCGTCACCGATGACGAAGCACTCGAAGCGTTCCAACGAATTTCGCGACTGGAGGGCATCATTCCGGCGCTGGAAACAGCCCACGCTTTTGCTCACCTTGAGAAGCTCTGTCCAACCTTGAGCGGCAATCCCAACTTGGTGATCAACTGCTCGGGACGTGGCGATAAAGACGTACAGACGGTGGCGCAAAGACTCCAGTTTTAA
- a CDS encoding translation initiation factor translates to MAQKKNSDRIVWREFGSQDAALERGQPDRPPAQHDLRIQCSRKGRGGKTVTIITGFQHRPETLASLCKKLKARCGSGGTVKDDTIEIQGDHRQTLLEALKGLGYGAKLSGG, encoded by the coding sequence TTGGCTCAAAAGAAAAATAGCGATCGCATTGTTTGGCGCGAGTTTGGTAGTCAGGATGCTGCGTTGGAACGAGGGCAGCCCGATCGCCCGCCCGCTCAGCATGATCTCCGCATCCAGTGCAGCCGTAAGGGGCGCGGCGGCAAAACCGTGACGATCATCACGGGCTTCCAGCATCGGCCAGAAACGCTGGCGAGCCTGTGCAAAAAACTGAAGGCGCGTTGTGGCAGTGGCGGTACCGTTAAGGACGACACGATCGAGATTCAGGGCGACCACCGTCAAACCCTGCTAGAGGCACTCAAGGGCTTGGGCTACGGTGCAAAACTGAGCGGCGGCTGA
- a CDS encoding cupin domain-containing protein — MSRIYRATDFFRPADEEPIRSVITESKEAVVVGWYIKPGQEIHSHIHPHGQDTWTILSGKGEYCLDAEGTKKAIAAGDVVIAPTGCVHGVFNNGDEPLIFISVVSPSDAGYKLVSPE, encoded by the coding sequence ATGAGCAGAATATACAGAGCTACTGATTTTTTTCGGCCAGCCGACGAAGAGCCTATTCGATCAGTCATAACTGAATCTAAGGAAGCTGTTGTTGTAGGTTGGTATATCAAGCCAGGGCAGGAAATCCATTCGCATATCCATCCTCATGGACAAGATACCTGGACTATTTTGAGTGGGAAGGGAGAATATTGTCTGGATGCAGAAGGAACGAAGAAGGCGATTGCTGCAGGAGACGTGGTAATTGCTCCCACTGGCTGTGTACATGGAGTGTTCAACAATGGTGACGAGCCATTGATTTTTATTTCTGTCGTGTCGCCGTCTGATGCAGGATATAAACTCGTTTCTCCAGAGTAA
- a CDS encoding cytidine deaminase: MQQNEEIAMKLDQALVDAAIDLLEQRFPMAEGIAAALYTDDGQILTSVVFQPEWGGGGLCAETGAICEAVKLDKRITASVCVSRLSGDGPIMILTPCGICQERLFHWGESVEVATPTAQDARRWIAKTLGEVQPYYWAKAFKE, from the coding sequence ATGCAACAGAATGAGGAGATAGCGATGAAGCTTGACCAAGCGCTAGTCGACGCTGCCATTGATCTCTTGGAACAACGCTTTCCAATGGCAGAAGGGATTGCGGCAGCTTTATACACGGACGACGGTCAGATCCTAACGAGCGTTGTCTTCCAGCCTGAGTGGGGCGGGGGTGGATTGTGTGCCGAAACGGGCGCCATCTGTGAAGCAGTGAAGTTAGACAAACGGATCACGGCTTCGGTGTGCGTCTCGCGGTTGTCGGGCGATGGCCCAATTATGATCCTGACCCCGTGTGGAATCTGTCAGGAGCGCCTATTTCACTGGGGAGAGAGCGTGGAGGTCGCCACGCCCACCGCTCAAGATGCTCGCAGGTGGATCGCCAAGACGCTTGGGGAGGTCCAGCCGTATTACTGGGCGAAAGCTTTTAAGGAGTGA
- a CDS encoding glutathione S-transferase family protein yields MQFIDMPHQWVHVDILANETHTKEFKRMNPNARIPVVELDDGKYLWESNAILNYLAEGTEFLPQEKYERAKVLQWQFFEQYSHEPYIATARYINKYLGLPKEREAEYHAKQAGGHKALTVMEQHLAENRFFLGVNASIADISLYAYTHVAHEGGFDLSEYKNIQRWFKDFESIPGYVKMARENA; encoded by the coding sequence ATGCAATTTATTGATATGCCCCATCAATGGGTTCATGTTGACATACTTGCTAACGAAACTCATACCAAAGAATTTAAGCGGATGAATCCAAATGCAAGAATACCAGTCGTAGAGTTGGATGATGGCAAGTATCTATGGGAGTCTAATGCAATCTTGAATTACCTTGCGGAAGGAACTGAATTTCTGCCACAAGAAAAGTATGAAAGGGCTAAAGTCTTACAGTGGCAGTTTTTTGAGCAATATAGTCACGAGCCATATATTGCAACAGCAAGATACATCAATAAGTACTTGGGATTACCCAAAGAGCGGGAAGCAGAATATCACGCGAAGCAAGCTGGTGGGCATAAGGCTCTTACCGTGATGGAACAACATTTAGCTGAAAATAGATTTTTCCTTGGTGTGAATGCATCCATTGCTGATATCAGTTTGTATGCATACACGCATGTCGCCCATGAGGGTGGCTTTGATTTGTCAGAGTACAAAAATATTCAGCGATGGTTCAAAGATTTTGAGAGCATTCCTGGCTACGTAAAAATGGCGAGAGAAAACGCGTAA
- a CDS encoding type II toxin-antitoxin system HicA family toxin: MIPIPDLSYFAVSGFISHLRQHYSKIWSSSLLLHDCELDEWDTALSDQNPQLAWWLHNRTGRTPNIYLPYTPNIKFLHSNHVYIEEILKPAHNRIRAFLQELGAEDIDAYMADSNDWLSTLFCGKKQAHEAARIAAKGFGINLSELPAIVLWASFDSSRIVIILPNKTDRNIYEYIKSIYWSIITSTENMASKHGSIKIDNLEKKIKEKLEKSHYIKDYQVKIRNIKTLSLVEPVYKILTSAANEYSSFFEDSILNFEAKVQENFNRKSNFSIVKFSELSKSEIIRLLQREGFIKIREGGGHEIWQHPQSKGITPVPRHTKISPFVVKSIEKNIIEARKVS; the protein is encoded by the coding sequence ATGATTCCAATTCCTGACCTTTCTTATTTTGCTGTTTCTGGATTTATTTCTCATTTGAGGCAGCATTACAGTAAAATATGGTCATCTTCGCTTCTTTTGCATGATTGTGAATTGGATGAATGGGATACAGCATTAAGCGATCAAAACCCTCAACTCGCTTGGTGGCTACATAACCGAACAGGTCGTACTCCTAATATTTACTTGCCTTATACCCCAAACATTAAATTCTTGCATTCTAATCATGTATACATAGAAGAGATTTTAAAACCCGCTCACAACAGAATAAGAGCCTTTTTGCAGGAGTTAGGGGCAGAAGACATTGATGCTTACATGGCAGATAGTAACGATTGGCTCTCTACTCTTTTTTGCGGCAAAAAACAGGCACATGAAGCGGCTCGAATTGCTGCTAAAGGGTTTGGGATTAACTTGTCTGAATTACCAGCGATCGTTCTTTGGGCAAGCTTTGATAGCTCTCGTATAGTTATTATCTTGCCTAATAAGACTGACAGAAATATTTATGAATACATAAAATCTATTTATTGGTCAATTATTACATCCACCGAAAATATGGCTAGCAAACATGGATCAATTAAGATTGACAACCTAGAAAAGAAGATTAAAGAAAAGCTTGAGAAGTCACACTATATTAAAGATTATCAAGTCAAGATAAGAAATATCAAAACCCTCAGTCTTGTTGAACCAGTTTACAAAATCCTAACTTCTGCTGCTAACGAATATAGCTCCTTTTTTGAGGATTCGATTCTTAATTTTGAAGCCAAAGTTCAAGAAAATTTTAATCGCAAATCAAACTTTTCTATAGTTAAATTTTCTGAGTTGTCGAAATCAGAAATTATCCGGTTATTACAAAGAGAAGGATTCATAAAAATTAGAGAAGGAGGTGGACACGAAATTTGGCAGCATCCTCAATCGAAGGGAATTACTCCTGTTCCTAGACATACAAAGATATCTCCCTTTGTTGTTAAAAGCATTGAGAAAAACATTATAGAAGCTAGAAAAGTTAGCTAA